actgtGTTCCCTATTTAATGTCCTTGCTTAGAAAGAATAGCATCAGAGAACCCACCCACAAGGTTCCCCCAGACACCCATCTCAGCCAGGCCAGCAGTGCCCTCATTTCCCCATGGCCTTCATGCTCTGTATACTGACAGCCCTGGTGGTgttcagctacagctctggggGATCTCTAGGCTGTGACCTGTCTCAGAACCACGTGCACATCAGCAGGAAGAACCTGGTGCTTCTGCATCAGATGAGGAGAAtctctccttctttctgtctGAAGGACAGAAAAGACTTCGGGCTCCCCCAGGAGATGGTGGATGGCAGCCACCTGCAGAAGGCCCAAGCTATCTCTGTCCTCCACGAAATGCTCCAGCAGaccttcctcctcttccacatAGAGCGCTCCTCTGCTGCCTGGGACTCCATCCTCCTGGACAAGCTCCACTCTGGACTCCATCAGCAGCTGGAAGACCTGGACCCCTGCTTGGTGCAGGAGATGGGAGAGCAGGCATCTGCCCTGGGAATGGCCATGAAGAAGTACTTCCAGGGAATCCATCTCTacctgaaagagaagaaatacagtGACTGTGCCTGGGAGATTGTCAGAGTGGAAATTAGGAGAGCCTTGTCTTTCTCAACCAACTTGCAAGAAAGGTTAAGAATTATGGATGAATACCTGGGGTCACCTTGACATGATTTCAATAAGATGCCATCTCACCTTTGCAACACTCATCTTTTGTTCAAAaaactcctatttcttctttaaccacaaaatttattgaattaattcaGGTTTTATATTGTCAATAACAATaaacattcatattttaaaattattcaactCCAGGGGCATCAGACCCTAAGCAATGATTGCCCTGATGTTATttattgtttacttatttatatttatttttcctatatatttatattttaatataaaatatgcttacattgtattaaaatttagaaaacacattaacctatttatatcattaaattttcattttatttgttaaatcgTTATGAAAGAAGTCTTTTGGagtttttttattctgaaaacctAAATCCttattttctctatataaatatgtctCAGGATGATATTTGTCCATTTTGTCCTATGAAACAGTTCTACCACTTTTCAGGAAATGCTTGTCAATTCCATGGAGTTCTAGAAATTATGGAAAATTGTTAGTCCTTCTGTCATAGGAGGACCTGATTTATATTCATCAGCAAAGAGTGGTCTGTGTAAAATATCTGAGGGAAGGAGTCATCTCCTTCAGGGAGGCTGGTGACATACGGTGTTGATGGGCTCACCTGGCTGCTTTTCATTACAAATTTCATAATAAGCTGCATGGTCATCTTTACATGTGAGATTCTCGATTTTAGGTTAAGAGAGGATGAATAACCAAATAGGTGTAAATCTAGGACTAGAGAACCCAGAGGAGTGACTCTCAGGACAGGGACCTTCCTATGCTCCCATGGCCAACTATGCTCACCCTAAGGGAGCTAGTGACTTAGAACAGCTACATGACTGGTCACATAAGTCATATCCGGCGCCCAGATCTGATCTTTTCTCCAGAAACACACATGGGGTAAGGCAATCAGACAGAATATGAACACACGAAGGGGCTAAGAGATCTACCCCACATGAGGTGGGCACAGAAGGAACTCTTATGTTAGCTCTGCTTCTCATTCTGTTTCCCTTTCTCTAACCATTGCATACATTGACAATTTGACATCTTCTAGGCTgtctttaagtttaaaaaatatgttgctATAAGTGTCTTTGTTGGATATAAGCAGGTGACATATCCAACAAAGAGTCTTTCTCTGAAGAGGTGCCATGAAGTAAAATTTCTTGgtcaaaatatatacacattgtcAATATATATTGCCAACTGTCCACAATAAAAATGTCTATATTAATTCATATTCAAGAGCGTATAGATTTAAATGTTTCCAAGCATTGACAAAAGCAAAATCTTatcattctttttagtttttgccaAACTGACAGTGACAAATAGCATCTAGGAGGACCGTTAGTTATCCTTTTCCTAATTGACAGTGGTTATTTTCAGTCACAGTCAGTCAGGAACACAGTTAATTGTGTTCTAGCTTTCTAGTCCACTTCTTGTGAACAGTATGGAAgaaccttaaaataaaataaatctcctGGCAAAGGAGAAATGTGGTGGAAGGAACCAGAGCCCCAGTATCACAGAGCAGAGCTGAGAAGATCAGATGCGGGGCTGAGACTGAAGCTTTACGACAAGCACTCTAGGTCAGGTGATAGCTGTTCCCATCACATTCCTTGGAAATTCAAGTTTCTCCTGTGAATTTCCTCTCCAAACAGAATGTTCCTACTTCTCTTGTGCTGTCATTTTCATACTTACTTAAGACTCCATTACCAAAGTTCCCtgtggcttcagtgggttaaggatccagtgttgacactgcTGCTGTGCAGTTTTGATTAtgggtccaggaacttccacatgcttcaggtttggccaaaaacaaaacaaaacaaaaaaacaaaactccattaTCATTTTTCATAAAACTCCATGTTATCCAGGTAGAAGACACATAGTCTGTGTCAACTGGGTCCCAGATCCCACACTTACACTGAGTCCTTCCCACCTCACTGGCTGCCCATTCTGAGTTTCGTTTGTGACATATAATGTGGTTTTCCTGTGTTCAGGGCCCATAACTCTTTTCAGTTCAAGCTAATGAACTAGTTTGTGTTCTGTCCTAATCTAGTTTTCAGGGATTTAAAAACAATCTTGATGCCAGTGTATTTCAAAGATAAATTCTGAAATCAAGTACTCAACCGCCTATTTGATAGTTGGAGTCTACTAAACATCTTGAATTTAGgttattcaaaatgaaaatctccttttaaaaaaccaaaaggcCAAATCAAACTAACTGGGAAAAAGCTGCCCTTCCTCTGTGTCCCCTATTCAGTTAATGGCAACTCTGTATTTCCAGGTTCTCAGGTTAAAATACCTGATGTGATTCTCCACTCCTCTCTCTCACATTCTGCATCCAGTTTGAATATAGGCAAAGTTTTATACCACCTTGCGGTTTTCATGCAAGAACTTGGCAAAATTCTTCAATATGTGCACAAGACTTCCACAATATACTAAATTATATTAATAGCTCTGCTGTTAGCATTCTTGAATTATTAGgcaaattccatttatatgatttATTAATCATTAACATGCCTCGATTATTTTACTGATATTTTACTTGCTCCTtgcaaaatttttctaaaaaaaaacttgagtttTTTCATATTTAACCTATTTATTATATGGAACCTGAAGTTTATTATTCTCAAAAAAGAAGGTGgatgacatttcattttttccccatgatgtattaaaaataattttaaccagCAACACGGAAGTAATGAGACATTATCATACTaggcgaagtaagtcagaaatagaaagacaaatatcgcatgtcacttacatgtggaatctaagatattgcacaaatgaacttatctacaaaacataaacagattcacagacatagagaacagacttgttgccatgAGGGAAAAGGAAGGGTATGGGATAgacgaggagtttggggttaatagatgcaaattattatatttagagtgGATATGCAATGTGGTACTACtctatagcatggggaactatatccagtctcttgggacag
The nucleotide sequence above comes from Phacochoerus africanus isolate WHEZ1 chromosome 2, ROS_Pafr_v1, whole genome shotgun sequence. Encoded proteins:
- the LOC125121260 gene encoding interferon omega-1-like — translated: MAFMLCILTALVVFSYSSGGSLGCDLSQNHVHISRKNLVLLHQMRRISPSFCLKDRKDFGLPQEMVDGSHLQKAQAISVLHEMLQQTFLLFHIERSSAAWDSILLDKLHSGLHQQLEDLDPCLVQEMGEQASALGMAMKKYFQGIHLYLKEKKYSDCAWEIVRVEIRRALSFSTNLQERLRIMDEYLGSP